TTTCCTTCGTCTTTGTATATGCAGTGAAGGTGAATGGATTTGTTTGCAAGGACCCTATGGCCGTGAACGTGGATGACTTTTTCAAGGCAGCAAACCTTGACAAGCCTAGGGATACTATGAAAAGCAAGGTCGGATCCAATGTCACTTTGATCAATGTCATGCAGTTGCCTGGACTCAACACCCTGGGCATCTCACTGGCTCGCATTGACTACGCACCATTAGGTCAGAATCCGCCACACACCCACCCACGTGCCACAGAGATTCTCACCGTGCTTGAGGGTACACTCTATGTTGGATTTGTCACCTCCAACACAGACAACGGTAACAAGCTATTCACAAAGGTTCTCAACAAGGGTGACGTGTTTGTGTTCCCCCAAGGGCTCATACACTTCCAATTCAACCCAGTCCATGACAAGCCAGCTGTCGCGATCGCTGCACTAAGCAGCCAGAACCCTGGGGCTATTACTATTGCCAACGCGGTCTTTGGATCAAAACCACCCATCTCAGATGATGTCTTGGCCAAAGCTTTCCAGGTGCAAAAGGGAACAATTGATTGGCTCCAAGCTCAATTCTGGGAGAACAACCACAACTAAGTAAATTGAGACTCACTTCATTGTTCGAAGATAGGTTTATACATGTATTTTGCATACTCCCGTGTGTATTCAATTACGACATTCTAAGCTGATATGATAGAATAAATGGGAAGTTTATGTAACCAATCACTGTTTTTGTGTATCTGCTACAAGATATACCACCATGTTCTTTTTGAATATTTGAATTGAAGTACGTGAGGATCCTACATAATTTTCTCGATCACGCAAAAGGTTTACGTGTCTTATATTAAAGTAGAGAAAACAGTTTGATACAATACGCCTTAGCAGTGCCCTAGAGGT
This window of the Sorghum bicolor cultivar BTx623 chromosome 7, Sorghum_bicolor_NCBIv3, whole genome shotgun sequence genome carries:
- the LOC110436827 gene encoding germin-like protein 12-2 is translated as MAPTTYFLLVSFLALVTSQAIASDPSPLQDFCVADIHSPVKVNGFVCKDPMAVNVDDFFKAANLDKPRDTMKSKVGSNVTLINVMQLPGLNTLGISLARIDYAPLGQNPPHTHPRATEILTVLEGTLYVGFVTSNTDNGNKLFTKVLNKGDVFVFPQGLIHFQFNPVHDKPAVAIAALSSQNPGAITIANAVFGSKPPISDDVLAKAFQVQKGTIDWLQAQFWENNHN